In Streptomyces canus, one DNA window encodes the following:
- a CDS encoding HAD family hydrolase produces MAASPAYALIATDLDGTLLRADDTLSDRSLAALARVAAGGARHLVVTGRPAPRVRPLLDVLGSTGLAVCGQGAQVYDAGADRLLWSVTLDRELAETALEKIEAEVGQVYAAVDQDGVDGLTLIEPGYLMPHPTLPAVRVGRRDDLWCEPISKVLLRHPYLSDDELAVTARSVVGSLATVTMSGPGTVELQPCGITKATGLALAAEHLGLGPGMTIAFGDMPNDIPMFDWAAHGVAMANAHPELRAVADEVTLSNEDDGIAVVLERLFPEA; encoded by the coding sequence ATGGCCGCCTCCCCCGCATATGCACTGATCGCCACCGACCTGGACGGCACGCTGCTCCGCGCCGACGACACCCTCTCCGACCGGTCGTTGGCCGCCCTCGCGCGGGTGGCCGCGGGTGGGGCCCGGCATCTCGTCGTGACGGGACGGCCGGCGCCCAGAGTGCGGCCGCTCCTCGACGTCCTGGGCAGCACGGGGCTCGCGGTGTGCGGGCAGGGCGCGCAGGTGTATGACGCCGGCGCGGACCGTCTGCTGTGGTCGGTGACCCTGGACCGGGAACTGGCCGAGACCGCGCTGGAGAAGATCGAGGCCGAGGTCGGCCAGGTGTACGCGGCCGTCGACCAGGACGGTGTCGACGGGCTCACCCTCATCGAGCCGGGCTATCTGATGCCCCATCCGACCCTGCCGGCCGTGCGGGTCGGCCGGCGCGACGACCTGTGGTGCGAGCCGATCAGCAAGGTGCTGCTGCGCCATCCCTACCTGTCCGACGACGAGTTGGCGGTCACGGCACGTTCGGTGGTGGGCTCACTGGCCACGGTCACCATGTCGGGGCCCGGGACCGTCGAACTCCAGCCATGCGGCATCACCAAGGCGACGGGCCTCGCGCTGGCCGCCGAACACCTGGGCCTGGGGCCCGGGATGACGATCGCCTTCGGGGACATGCCCAACGACATTCCCATGTTCGACTGGGCGGCCCACGGCGTCGCGATGGCCAACGCCCACCCCGAACTCAGGGCCGTGGCCGACGAGGTGACCCTGTCGAACGAGGACGACGGCATCGCCGTCGTCCTCGAAAGACTGTTTCCCGAGGCCTAG
- a CDS encoding transglycosylase SLT domain-containing protein: protein MSAAAQHRRTRTSRLVRKLAVVGTGAAVLALPLIGATSASAATPTVQTAATLGYPDTLDGWIRASLAVMAEHGIPGSYDGIYRNVIRESSGNPWAINNWDSNAAAGTPSKGLLQVIDPTFNAYHVANTSWDPYDPVANITAACNYAAQRYGSIDNVWGAY from the coding sequence ATGTCTGCTGCCGCTCAGCACCGACGCACCCGTACCAGCCGTCTCGTCCGCAAGCTCGCCGTCGTCGGCACCGGAGCCGCCGTACTCGCGCTCCCCCTCATCGGCGCGACCAGCGCGTCCGCGGCCACCCCGACCGTGCAGACCGCGGCCACGCTCGGCTACCCCGACACCCTGGACGGCTGGATCCGCGCCTCCCTCGCCGTCATGGCGGAGCACGGGATTCCCGGCTCCTACGACGGCATCTACCGCAACGTCATCCGTGAGTCCTCCGGCAACCCCTGGGCCATCAACAACTGGGACTCCAACGCGGCCGCCGGTACCCCCTCCAAGGGCCTGCTCCAGGTGATCGACCCGACCTTCAACGCCTACCACGTGGCCAACACGTCGTGGGACCCGTACGACCCGGTCGCGAACATCACCGCGGCCTGCAACTACGCGGCCCAGCGGTACGGGTCCATCGACAATGTCTGGGGCGCCTACTAG